The Ooceraea biroi isolate clonal line C1 chromosome 1, Obir_v5.4, whole genome shotgun sequence genome has a window encoding:
- the LOC105286871 gene encoding uncharacterized protein LOC105286871 — translation MNTNPTSGRFNVGVREFGESAKWPTICDAALVLLLQTALVASKAVNQTQLQQHLQQQIPYGTEAQKRWGDDSGGGYGGFGGDVGGHFDGGDIGNHFHTGGGDLGGHLGGGDIGDGLSGGDIGGGIDAHHGGYQDHHDDHHHDHHDEGYWKKKLIWKPGWKKIWKPAQKQIWKPAWKKIWKPIWVPTQKAIWKEIQVPAWKKIWKPVWKEIQVPVWKDIQVPAWKKIWKPIWQPIQVPAWKEIQVPAWKKIWKPVWREIQVPAWKEIQVPAWKKLWIPEWVKIGIPGEHFHGTDHHGWQYTSHDLWKKKLIWKPVWKKYWKPAKKQIWIPDKKLEWKEAWKQIWKPAKKQIWVEDKKLVWKEEWKQIWKPSKKLIWVPDKKLEWKEAWKQVWKAHKKLEWIPDKKLAWKEAWKQIWVPAWKQIWVPAWKKIWKPVWISEWFPSEDHHHHHGWDRKDTQTQNAAQPASNNPENALQKTQVQQQHSTENNQVKWDRSFVQSPSPTVAQDLLPPPANQNQGQANFMFPSR, via the exons ATGAATACGAATCCAACATCCGGTCGTTTCAATGTAGGCGTAAGAGAGTTTGGTGAAAGTGCTAAATGGCCGACTATATGTGAT gCTGCACTAGTGCTACTACTGCAGACCGCTCTTGTGGCGAGCAAAGCTGTAAATCAAACGCAACTACAGCAGCATTTACAGCAACAAATTCC ATATGGTACAGAAGCGCAAAAACGATGGGGAGATGACTCTGGTGGCGGTTATGGCGGTTTTGGGGGTGACGTAGGTGGTCATTTTGACGGTGGAGATATCGGCAATCACTTTCACACAGGTGGTGGTGATCTAGGAGGTCATTTGGGTGGCGGTGATATTGGTGATGGTTTAAGTGGCGGTGATATCGGCGGAGGAATCGATGCGCATCATGGCGGTTATCAGGATCATCATGACGACCATCATCACGACCATCATGACGAGGGTTATTGGAAGAAAAAACTAATTTGGAAGCCGGGTTGgaaaaaaatttggaaaccggCCCAAAAACAAATTTGGAAGCCTGCGTGgaaaaaaatttggaaaccTATTTGGGTGCCGACACAAAAAGCGATATGGAAAGAAATTCAAGTACCCGCTTGGAAAAAAATTTGGAAGCCAGTGTGGAAAGAAATTCAAGTGCCAGTATGGAAGGACATACAAGTACCAGCCTGGAAGAAAATCTGGAAACCGATTTGGCAACCAATCCAAGTGCCCGCTTGGAAAGAGATTCAAGTGCCCGCGTGGAAAAAGATTTGGAAGCCGGTTTGGAGAGAGATTCAGGTACCAGCGTGGAAAGAAATTCAAGTACCTGCTTGGAAGAAGCTCTGGATCCCCGAGTGGGTAAAGATCGGTATACCAGGTGAGCATTTTCACGGTACCGATCATCATGGATGGCAATATACCAGTCACGATCTCTGGAAGAAAAAGTTAATCTGGAAGCCAGTATGGAAGAAATACTGGAAGCCAGCGAAAAAGCAGATTTGGATACCGGACAAAAAGCTCGAGTGGAAGGAGGCTTGGAAACAAATTTGGAAACCAGCAAAGAAACAAATCTGGGTAGAAGATAAGAAATTGGTTTGGAAGGAAGAGTGGAAACAAATCTGGAAGCCATCTAAGAAACTGATCTGGGTACCTGATAAGAAACTTGAATGGAAGGAGGCTTGGAAACAAGTCTGGAAAGCTCACAAGAAGTTGGAGTGGATTCCTGACAAGAAACTCGCTTGGAAAGAGGCATGGAAGCAGATCTGGGTACCCGCTTGGAAGCAGATCTGGGTACCGGCATGGAAGAAAATTTGGAAACCAGTCTGGATATCTGAATGGTTCCCAAGCGAGgatcaccatcatcatcatggCTGGGATCGTAAAGACACGCAGACTCAGAACGCAGCACAACCTGCGTCCAATAATCCAGAGAACGCTCTGCAGAAGACGCAGGTACAGCAACAACATTCAACTGAAAATAACCAAGTCAAGTGGGATAGATCTTTTGTGCAGTCACCGTCGCCGACTGTTGCGCAAGATTTACTACCACCACCCGCTAATCAAAACCAAGGTCAAGCCAACTTTATGTTTCCCAGCCGCTAG
- the LOC105286873 gene encoding uncharacterized protein LOC105286873, with protein YSIQLNLLFSRKKYCRPPISSYGAPPAPSSSYGVPNAGPSDSYGPPAKSYGAPSDSYGAPPPPPSSYGAPPPSSSYGAPSSSYGAPSQSYGPPSGGGGSYDHGGGGDFGGGSFGGGDHGSFGGGDHGSFGGGDHGSFGGGDHGSFGGGDHGSFGGGDHGSFGGGDHGSFGGGDHGSFGGGDHGSFGGGDHGSFGGSGGGGSFGDDHHGGGGGGGGGSYGPPSGSYGPPAHDQPKGVWKKKLVWKPEWKQIWKTESKMTWKQVWKKVQVPVWKEIQVPAWKEIQVPAWKKVQKPVWKEIQVPAWKEVQVPAWKKIWKPVWKEVQVPVWKEVQVPDWKKIWVPEWVKIGIPGEHNVGKDHHGWQYTSHGLWKKKLIWKPVWKKIWRTEKKQIWVSDKKLEWKAEWKQIWKTEKKQIWVSDKKLIWKEESVQVWVPQKKQIWVTQKKQVWKDEWKSKWVPVWKDVQVPAWKKVWKPVWEKVWVPIESHHDDDHHGYK; from the coding sequence tattctatacaaCTCAATCTTCTATTCTCACGGAAGAAATACTGCAGGCCCCCCATAAGTTCATATGGAGCACCACCAGCACCATCGTCATCCTACGGAGTACCAAATGCAGGACCGTCTGATTCTTATGGTCCACCTGCAAAATCGTATGGTGCACCTTCTGATTCATATGGTGCACCACCTCCACCTCCATCATCTTATGGTGCACCACCGCCATCATCATCGTACGGCGCACCCTCATCATCTTATGGCGCGCCTTCCCAGAGTTACGGACCACCATCTGGTGGTGGTGGATCTTATGATCatggcggtggtggtgatTTCGGAGGAGGATCCTTCGGCGGCGGTGATCATGGATCCTTCGGCGGCGGTGATCATGGATCCTTCGGCGGCGGTGATCATGGATCCTTCGGCGGCGGTGATCATGGATCCTTCGGCGGCGGTGATCATGGATCCTTCGGCGGCGGTGATCATGGATCCTTCGGCGGCGGTGATCATGGATCCTTCGGTGGCGGTGATCATGGATCCTTCGGTGGCGGTGATCATGGTTCTTTCGGTGGCGGTGATCATGGATCCTTCGGTGGATCTGGCGGAGGAGGATCGTTCGGCGATGATCACcacggtggtggcggcggcggcggcggcggatcATATGGACCACCTTCGGGATCGTACGGACCTCCAGCGCACGATCAACCGAAAGGCgtatggaaaaaaaaattgGTGTGGAAGCCCGAATGGAAACAGATCTGGAAAACGGAGTCAAAAATGACTTGGAAACAAGTGTGGAAGAAGGTGCAAGTACCAGTTTGGAAGGAAATTCAAGTGCCCGCTTGGAAGGAAATCCAAGTGCCGGCTTGGAAGAAAGTCCAAAAGCCTGTTTGGAAAGAAATTCAAGTACCAGCCTGGAAAGAAGTCCAAGTACCAGCCTGGAAAAAGATTTGGAAACCTGTATGGAAGGAAGTTCAAGTTCCTGTGTGGAAAGAAGTTCAGGTACCTGATTGGAAAAAGATCTGGGTACCGGAGTGGGTTAAAATCGGCATACCGGGCGAGCATAACGTGGGCAAGGATCACCACGGTTGGCAGTATACCAGTCACGGTCTCTGGAAAAAGAAGTTGATATGGAAACCGGTCTGGAAGAAAATTTGGCGAACAGAAAAGAAGCAAATTTGGGTAAGCGACAAGAAACTGGAATGGAAGGCTGAGTGGAAACAAATCTGGAAAACGGAAAAGAAGCAAATTTGGGTATCGGACAAAAAGTTGATCTGGAAAGAGGAATCGGTGCAAGTGTGGGTGCCTCAAAAGAAGCAGATCTGGGTCACGCAGAAGAAGCAGGTGTGGAAAGACGAATGGAAAAGCAAATGGGTTCCGGTTTGGAAGGACGTGCAAGTACCGGCTTGGAAGAAGGTCTGGAAGCCCGTCTGGGAGAAAGTTTGGGTTCCCATCGAATCTCATCACGACGACGATCATCATGGTTACAAGTAG